One region of Theileria equi strain WA chromosome 4 map unlocalized gcontig_1105316255039, whole genome shotgun sequence genomic DNA includes:
- a CDS encoding conserved hypothetical protein (encoded by transcript BEWA_054620A) produces MQSNTDKERFYRIHSTKHGKEGHFYRRGVLLSELETPTCPFPCKMILPDPLTFESVRRMQKRPFISVPYSAIVPCLPMLEEYERVRQMGGGLRPFVDFEDSIMLLTFRNVFESKPVGVEGGKFSLYTDSTRYFMDEKAARSAIDLIRPQISIVPCEELRMVDSGSWSNRKRARANKLYGSYTEAMADSQTHLISTAHIRIDGSVSNDNDGVELSGFGYGESIKERGDALQGLLQGIDGEKLRILQLQTGTPLEILHAILLGIDVIVSPYPQLLSKMGIALTFDLPEDCPGDHGIAEAIEMLETHCKFGASISNDGTCHYVDSISHYIDLNDAKYARAVSEKIHPASICRESRGYINHLLICNEMNGEITVLIHNQGMYELLFERARRAMDDGTLPSFICEFIKLNGGRSSGQSQVV; encoded by the coding sequence atgcAGTCAAACACTGATAAGGAACGATTTTATCGCATACATTCGACCAAACATGGTAAAGAAGGTCACTTTTATCGCAGAGGAGTCCTCCTATCTGAGTTGGAAACTCCGACATGTCCATTTCCTTGCAAAATGATACTTCCAGACCCTTTAACTTTTGAATCAGTAAGAAGGATGCAAAAAAGACCATTTATTTCTGTTCCATACTCTGCTATAGTCCCTTGTTTGCCTATGCTAGAGGAATATGAGCGCGTTCGCCAGATGGGTGGAGGTTTGAGACCGTTTGTGGACTTTGAAGATTCCATTATGCTTTTAACGTTTAGAAATGTTTTTGAAAGCAAGCCAGTTGGTGTAGAAGGCGGTAAATTCTCGCTATATACGGATAGTACAAGGTACTTTATGGATGAGAAGGCAGCTAGGAGCGCTATAGATTTGATAAGGCCGCAGATATCTATAGTTCCGTGTGAAGAGTTGAGAATGGTAGATTCGGGAAGCTGGAGTAACCGGAAACGTGCCAGAGCCAACAAGCTTTACGGTTCTTACACTGAGGCTATGGCTGATTCTCAGACACATTTGATCTCCACAGCTCATATCCGCATTGATGGGTCCGTTTCAAACGATAATGATGGTGTAGAACTGAGTGGATTTGGTTATGGTGAATCCATAAAGGAGAGAGGAGATGCTCTACAAGGTCTCTTGCAAGGCATTGACGGGGAAAAGCTTCGCATCCTGCAGCTTCAAACCGGGACAcctttggagattttgCATGCCATTCTATTAGGAATAGATGTGATTGTTTCTCCATATCCTCAGCTGCTCTCCAAAATGGGTATCGCGTTGACATTTGATCTGCCAGAGGATTGCCCAGGTGACCATGGGATTGCAGAAGCAATTGAAATGCTAGAAACCCACTGCAAATTCGGGGCTTCAATCAGCAATGATGGTACCTGCCATTACGTTGATAGCATTAGTCACTACATTGACCTCAATGATGCTAAATATGCCAGAGCAGTTTCAGAGAAGATACACCCAGCTTCCATTTGCAGAGAGTCCAGAGGTTACATCAACCACCTCTTGATCTGCAACGAGATGAATGGAGAGATCACTGTACTGATTCACAACCAGGGAATGTACGAATTGTTATTTGAAAGGGCAAGAAGAGCCATGGACGACGGCACACTGCCAAGCTTTATATGCGAGTTCATAAAACTCAACGGAGGAAGGTCGTCTGGACAATCTCAAGTCGTTTAG
- a CDS encoding signal peptide containing protein (encoded by transcript BEWA_054590A) produces the protein MQTNVVKLLLVALVYSRLYALASPTRVTLNIEHDADHNHFMVTKSCYKGLPYTVYRPLPGYDVHTVSKREGPIWIRSIRRIKFLAAFVYYTNIHNKYPFFCIQVRLANGVLVSLKDKSGPMEELKFSLVPFLRSAMLEQKKETKAKRAETVSEDLDYTFLSDILEHISREEARKWNVGTLAPARQDEGGDNESHVNYSDMEDLENDGVEEIEDDPMEGTSSGTWAQMMGRGNV, from the coding sequence ATGCAGACTAATGTTGTGAAATTATTACTTGTGGCACTTGTATATTCAAGGCTCTATGCTCTTGCAAGTCCCACGAGAGTAACCCTGAATATCGAACATGACGCTGATCATAACCACTTTATGGTTACTAAGAGTTGTTACAAGGGTTTGCCATACACAGTATATCGTCCATTGCCTGGCTATGATGTGCATACGGTAAGTAAAAGGGAAGGGCCAATTTGGATTCGATCTATTAGGAGAATAAAGTTTCTGGCGGCATTTGTTTATTACACTAACATCCATAATAAATACCCGTTCTTTTGCATACAAGTAAGGTTGGCCAATGGAGTTTTAGTTTCTCTAAAGGACAAAAGCGGTCCAATGGAAGAACTTAAATTCTCCCTTGTTCCGTTTCTGAGAAGCGCAATGTTAGAGCAAAAGAAGGAAACTAAAGCTAAAAGAGCTGAAACCGTATCTGAAGATCTAGATTATACGTTTTTGTCTGATATACTAGAACACATTTCAAGGGAAGAAGCCAGAAAATGGAACGTTGGCACTTTAGCTCCTGCTAGGCAAGATGAAGGTGGTGATAATGAATCGCATGTTAATTATTCGGACATGGAAGATTTAGAGAATGATGGAGTGGAAGAAATTGAAGATGATCCTATGGAAGGAACTTCGTCTGGTACTTGGGCACAGATGATGGGTAGAGGTAATGTGTGA
- a CDS encoding hypothetical protein (encoded by transcript BEWA_054570A), with product MKQIGADIRNKCRAEIDEYVNCSAETNLVMFKCKNEAKELYKCVRIYQKDAATPEAQQKVMEERVRKGESVLKEIHL from the exons ATGAAGCAGATAGGAGCAGATATACGCAATAAATGCCG GGCCGAAATCGATGAGTACGTCAATTGCTCAGCTGAGACTAATCTGGTGATGTTCAAGTGCAAAAATGAAGCCAAGGAACTCTACAAATGTGTCAGAATCTACCAAAAGGATGCG GCAACACCTGAAGCTCAGCAAAAGGTGATGGAAGAACGAGTACGAAAGGGAGAGAGCGTACTAAAGGAgatacatttataa
- a CDS encoding conserved hypothetical protein (encoded by transcript BEWA_054600A): MIADCKLATVEPLKAPRSRDAPTHMDTSSSYDHKSLDTEIRQLKELFFNLRPSSKANWTNICIDKRHDFKFWAHITHELGFNILKCVFSIGMPYEDQLAVTQYLVKSDFGDTLCTSTCYISTLRNEIAFHLLSGMIENRLPGSIRLILRGNGYQFFEARINQLLFTDGNFDVDAICHNINAINTLFPFLLEYKSVNLQNMCHRLLTSKLWKFIWKYVITQFDDENKGYDKLFTTFLDMTSTFLYGARGSGFLKKLHTTASAYFWGYMLELLTWNTNHKALCKLIVFTADVLLLSFADRCLNVIPEEIIDGLNAKMNNAIKKADSEIITTEKIIEKNHIKSYYSEMAYDFLKKMLLALSCENKEPNNKQIRKNIPLLYEISSLSMSTLTIPLISDNLFEVEPRKPKFGLSENKIFPRILPCFNDGCDRNFHIDTPQVHLDQELEFFYCPSCGIPSYCSEECYRQHWKFSHREICPYFQSFPTFAKYLPQENKTIVSTLENFSLSSAGSDGDWTLIF, from the exons ATGATTGCAGACTGTAAATTAGCCACAGTCGAGCCTCTAAAGGCTCCAAGGAGCAGAGATGCGCCAACTCAC atggATACCTCCTCTTCCTATGACCATAAATCTCTGGATACCGAAATTAGACAACTTAAAGAGCTCTTCTTTAACTTGAGACCGAGCTCTAAAGCCAACTGGACAAACATTTGCATAGATAAACGCCATGACTTCAAGTTCTGGGCACACATAACACATGAGCTCGGATTTAACATTCTGAAGTGTGTTTTTAGTATCGGAATGCCGTATGAAGATCAACTGGCAGTTACACAGTACCTCGTAAAATCGGATTTTGGAGACACTTTGTGCACCAGTACGTGCTACATAAGTACTTTGAGGAATGAGATTGCCTTTCATCTGCTAAGTGGGATGATAGAAAATCGGTTGCCTGGGTCTATCAGGTTAATATTAAGAGGGAATGGCTACCAATTTTTTGAAGCAAGAATAAACCAGCTTTTGTTTACagatggaaactttgatgTAGACGCTATATGCCATAATATTAATGCGATAAACACTCTCTTTCCATTTCTACTAGAATATAAATCA gtaaatttacaaaacATGTGCCATCGTTTATTGACCTCAAAGCTTTGGAAGTTCATATGGAAATACGTGATAACGCagtttgatgatgaaaacaaAGGATATGATAAATTGTTTACTACATTTCTCGACATGACATCAACTTTTCTATATGGAGCTCGTGGGTCAGGGTTCCTTAAAAAGCTACATACAACCGCTTCTGCCTACTTTTGGGGCTATATGCTGGAACTTTTAACGTGGAATACAAACCATAAAGCGTTGTGTAAGCTCATTGTCTTTACTGCAGATGTACTATTACTCAGCTTTGCTGATCGCTGTCTAAATGTTATACCAGAAGAAATTATAGACGGACTAAATGCAAAAATGAACAATGCCATTAAAAAGGCAGACAGTGAGATTATTACCACGGAAAAAATTATCGAAAAGAATCACATAAAGTCCTATTATTCGGAGATGGCATATGATTTCCTCAAAAAGATGCTACTCGCGTTATCTTGTGAGAATAAGGAACCAAACAACAAACAGATACGGAAGAATATACCGCTATTATACGAAATATCATCGCTTTCGATGTCAACTCTCACTATTCCATTAATTTCTGATAATTTGTTTGAGGTTGAGCCCAGAAAACCCAAATTCGGATTATCGGAAAACAAGATATTTCCACGCATACTACCATGTTTTAACGATGGATGTGATCGCAACTTTCATATAGATACACCTCAGGTGCATTTGGATCAAGAGTTGGAGTTTTTCTACTGCCCAAG TTGTGGGATACCAAGCTACTGTAGCGAAGAATGTTATAGACAACACTGGAAATTTTCACATCGTGAG ATATGCCCGTACTTTCAATCATTTCCTACATTTGCCAAGTACCTGCCACAAGAGAACAAGACAATAGTATCCACACTTGAGAATTTCTCACTTAGTTCCGCAGGATCCGATGGGGACTGGACTTTAATATTCTAG
- a CDS encoding hypothetical protein (encoded by transcript BEWA_054560A), which translates to MSNSRGPSRTVSKELDRAKPSRTSSLRSDISVQKGQVTGYKFKQKVLTTTLSIDEEDLTSGAQKGSPLPKGSDVTKNVEATKKVPTTQIKSARGGKSPSESGRGSRQITLIDDGQPPKSKAPYRRSVSTGDSLEEDPESSTPRSGRFLKRTRSLISSPSINSASSKSTPTRVASKKGNSAAKTIKDYLTPKEPVQEDKEEQISQKIDQVNGDVKAIPQAKIAYIKAKDVISWLGDSNRDTPLALQLGHNGEYYTNTKGNNNWTKSSSVTPDNILQELDFWVCKNREAHIINLSEEGDQRGQNYSCPSCSGKQIKVTQTTHQDCTLYVHDIDGFTISRIKTKETNYTGLSNIGGVKSVNVYCTKNTVDAFLIYFKYEDLKSRKNENRWYSRCSGDTHWEVEKGFTGVPSVDDITSMKSLLTDSLTPMVIVNLSIDRESKEFRLKDVEYDGKLLDIKSDVSMKNLIAYYYSSDGIRNLLLLVEMRLNGNSRSLDGEKWISVARNGNTKVDVKKLENVVALLKRIEFPEPPSNTGKIIETSLITSDVLAGGAAVGLGIWKGPALLARLITRKYGGITHLQDDDGERLNEEYRFKRSKRTYHKLQESIMGLMTKYKSDLEHLDDKIKSLESQFFNNPPEATGLIKGWEGNVLNNAYASLSNGLKSRRGLHNKLKANFVQTQTVITEHIFSLTSSTCSISRMLLNNS; encoded by the exons ATGTCCAATTCTAGGGGTCCTTCTAGGACTGTCTCTAAGGAGTTAGACAGGGCTAAACCGAGCAGAACTAGTAGCCTAAGAAGTGATATATCGGTACAAAAAGGTCAGGTGACTGGATACAAGTTTAAACAGAAGGTGCTGACAACAACACTATCGattgatgaagaggatCTGACAAGTGGAGCTCAAAAAGGATCACCTCTGCCAAAGGGATCTGATGTTACAAAGAATGTAGAGGCTACAAAAAAGGTTCCTACAACACAAATAAAGAGTGCTAGAGGTGGCAAGTCGCCATCGGAATCTGGTAGAGGATCCAGACAAATTACACTCATTGATGATGGACAACCTCCAAAGAGCAAAGCACCTTATAGAAGAAGTGTTTCAACAGGTGATTCATTGGAAGAAGATCCAGAATCTAGTACACCAAGGTCTGGCAGATTTTTAAAGAGGACTAGGAGCCTCATTAGTTCTCCATCGATAAATTCAGCATCATCAAAGTCTACACCGACTCGAGTGGCATCCAAAAAGGGTAATTCTGCGGCAAAGACTATTAAGGATTATTTGACACCAAAGGAGCCGGTGCAAGAGGATAAAGAGGAAcaaatatcgcaaaaaatAGACCAAGTTAATGGAGATGTCAAGGCTATTCCTCAGGCTAAAATCGCATATATTAAAGCCAAAGATG TAATTTCATGGTTAGGGGATTCAAACCGTGATACACCTCTTGCTCTTCAGTTGGGTCACAATGGTGAATACTACACGAATACTAAGGGAAATAACAACTGGACCAAATCTAGTTCTGTAACCCCTGATAATATTCTACAAGAACTTGATTTTTGGGTATGCAAAAATAGAGAGGCTCACATAATTAACCTCTCAGAGGAAGGTGATCAGCGGGGCCAAAATTATTCTTGCCCTAGCTGCTCTGGTAAACAAATTAAGGTGACTCAAACTACACATCAGGATTGCACTCTATATGTACATGATATTGATGGATTTACCATTTCCAGGATTAAGACCAAAGAGACTAATTATACTGGACTTTCAAACATTGGAGGTGTTAAATCAGTTAATGTATACTGCACAAAGAATACTGTAGATGCATTTCTAATCTACTTTAAATATGAAGATCTGAAATCCAGAAAAAATGAGAACAGGTGGTACAGTAGATGTTCAGGAGACACTCACTGGGAGGTAGAAAAGGGTTTTACTGGTGTACCATCCGTTGATGATATAACCTCaatgaagagtctacttACTGATTCCTTAACACCAATGGTTATAGTCAATCTTTCAATTGACAGAG AAAGTAAAGAATTCAGGCTCAAGGACGTTGAATATGATGGAAAACTACTTGATATAAAATCAGATGTTTCTATGAAAAACCTAATAGCTTATTACTATTCTTCAGATGGTATTCGTAATCTGTTGCTATTGGTAGAAATGAGACTAAATGGCAATAGTAGAAGTCttgatggagaaaagtggATATCTGTGGCCAGAAATGGAAACACCAAAGTAGATGTTAAAAAGCTTGAGAATGTTGTTGCTCTTCTCAAGAGAATAGAATTTCCCGAACCACCCAGTAATACTGGCAAGATTATTGAGACGTCTCTAATAACTTCTGATGTATTGGCAGGTGGAGCTGCCGTAGGCCttggaatatggaaaggacCCGCTCTACTTGCACGACTAATAACTC GAAAATACGGTGGCATCACTCATTTACAAGATGACGATGGTGAGAGACTCAATGAAGAGTACCGCTTCAAGAGGTCCAAACGGACATACCATAAGTTGCAAGAGAGCATCATGGGATTAATGACAAAGTACAAGTCCGATTTGGAGCATTTAGACGATAAGATAAAATCGCTGGAATCGCAATTTTTCAATAATCCGCCAGAGGCAACTGGATTGATAAAGGGATGGGAGGGTAATGTGCTTAATAATGCGTATGCCTCGCTTTCTAACGGCCTGAAATCGCGCAGAGGGTTACACAATAAGCTAAAGGCAAACTTTGTGCAGACACAGACTGTCATTACGGAGCACATTTTCTCCCTCACGAGTTCTACGTGCTCCATATCCAGAATGCTGTTGAATAATAGTTGA
- a CDS encoding conserved hypothetical protein (encoded by transcript BEWA_054580A) — MTENTAENMTEEKKEEKNETPPDALTLVRRAGMFMVGLTLLQTLYLGLNASRYTIKRFKIPDENVDLFITKVNNSLQISCFIGTILINIYFWTCKNLQKYNYKISVVTNFLCFAAYLPLLHSFTSGGPQGHLTYYYYMITFSSFIYGVNQAFMLNIGVPEITYYSASIPLGGLEAAGFHLIFLSIAERINVSNIDHSIVVGQILLSIVMSFITFLLCAYGYWSGPAQNSDNTQNASGASTNTNTTNSNETNSQTQGNAKTSPPLNEMFNAWSPILMTALGLGIIYGIYPAIMPFKLARLESAYRLDLIFMISSAFPGIILCIISECTTWGPNRNWKKDANWNYTWFLAIPFVILPVIFILPLHYPYLSISMLIRNNIWFHGFLGFIYLYCHLILVTVGYSAAGTQVDFDKQYYDGNASAFNTLFAYFWLITISLIGHGYLKTYSKYEKDPDNWPTRHYGFWKSLWFWIPKALGGACTSLWATFSADVRGDILCKKEHLFIVYEDAPPDYE, encoded by the coding sequence ATGACTGAAAATACGGCTGAAAACATGACGGAAGAAAAGAAGGAGGAGAAGAATGAGACTCCTCCTGACGCTTTGACGTTGGTGAGACGAGCTGGAATGTTCATGGTTGGATTGACATTATTGCAGACGCTTTACCTTGGTTTGAATGCTTCTAGATACACAATCAAGAGATTCAAGATTCCTGATGAGAATGTTGATTTATTCATCACAAAGGTCAACAATTCTCTTCAAATCTCCTGTTTTATAGGAACTATACTCATAAACATCTATTTCTGGACTTGTAAGAATCTTCAAAAGTACAACTACAAAATATCAGTTGTTACAAACTTCCTTTGTTTTGCAGCCTACTTACCTCTTCTACACTCATTCACGAGCGGAGGTCCTCAAGGACATTTGACCTATTACTACTATATGATAACgttctcttccttcatctACGGTGTGAATCAGGCGTTTATGCTGAATATAGGGGTCCCTGAAATAACCTATTACAGCGCCTCTATTCCCCTTGGAGGTTTGGAAGCAGCAGGATTTCATCTCATATTCCTCAGCATTGCAGAAAGGATTAATGTGAGCAATATAGACCATAGTATTGTTGTTGGTCAGATTTTACTTTCCATTGTCATGTCCTTCATCACTTTCCTGTTATGTGCATATGGATATTGGAGTGGTCCTGCACAGAATAGTGATAATACCCAGAATGCAAGTGGTGCTAGTACTAATACTAACACTACCAACAGTAATGAGACTAATAGCCAAACGCAAGGAAATGCAAAAACATCACCACCGTTAAATGAGATGTTTAATGCATGGTCCCCGATTTTAATGACTGCTCTTGGGTTGGGTATAATTTATGGTATATACCCTGCTATTATGCCATTTAAACTGGCAAGATTGGAAAGTGCATATAGACTTGATTTGATCTTCATGATATCTAGTGCGTTCCCTGGCATAATTCTCTGTATAATATCTGAATGCACAACCTGGGGACCAAATCGCAATTGGAAGAAGGACGCAAACTGGAACTATACCTGGTTTTTGGCGATCCCATTTGTGATACTCCCGGTCATTTTCATACTCCCACTTCACTATCCATATCTGTCAATATCAATGCTAATAAGAAACAACATCTGGTTTCATGGATTCCTGGGTTTCATATATCTCTATTGTCACCTCATTTTGGTCACTGTTGGATACTCTGCTGCAGGTACCCAAGTAGATTTTGATAAGCAATactatgatggaaatgCATCGGCTTTTAACACACTTTTCGCCTATTTTTGGTTAATCACAATATCGCTAATTGGACACGGTTACCTCAAGACTTACTCAAAATATGAGAAAGATCCAGACAACTGGCCTACCAGACACTATGGATTCTGGAAATCGCTATGGTTTTGGATTCCAAAGGCACTTGGTGGAGCATGCACTAGTCTATGGGCTACGTTCTCTGCGGATGTGAGAGGGGATATCTTATGCAAAAAGGAGCATCTATTTATTGTATATGAAGATGCTCCTCCTGACTATGAATAA
- a CDS encoding conserved hypothetical protein (encoded by transcript BEWA_054610A): MAKGAIHITGSNFAIRRRLRWDILDRGRKLVNSGTIERPRWLDWVEMAPPLETRNLLHTDKVIKNPYIPLVTTLLKKYPHLRFEKCFDSGNEWQKGVDNYNVDHPVMQFVAYQLSLMNKGMSKTEAFMRTEKVFYRKRMEIEKNLKVAMALAIDEEAVPLYTTGFAYWNEKLAEGQGRFLIQVRNELRRIKEEVLKSQKQLEDKKVKSKP; the protein is encoded by the exons ATGGCAAAGGGAGCGATCCAT ATAACTGGCTCGAATTTTGCCATCAGAAGGCGTTTAAGATGGGATATTCTCGATAGAGGACGTAAACTTGTCAACAGTGGGACCATAGAGCGACCAAGGTGGTTGGACTGG GTGGAAATGGCGCCTCCGCTGGAAACTAGGAATTTACTACATACTGACAAGGTTATAAAGAATCCATACATACCTCTTGTCACGACTCTCTTGAAAAAGTACCCTCATTTGAGGTTTGAAAAGTGTTTTGactctggaaatgaatGGCAAAAGG GAGTTGACAATTACAATGTGGACCACCCAGTGATGCAGTTTGTGGCGTACCAGCTCAGTCTAATGAACAAGGGAATGAGTAAAACTGAAGCTTTTATGAGGACTGAAAAGGTGTTTTATAGAAAGCGCATGGAAATTGAGAAGAACCTAAAGGTAGCCATGGCATTGGCAATCGATGAAGAAGCTGTACCCTTGTACACAACCGGATTCGCATATTGGAAC GAAAAACTGGCAGAGGGACAGGGAAGGTTTTTGATACAAGTTAGAAACGAACTAAG GAGAATcaaggaagaagttttAAAAAGCCAAAAACAGCTGGAAGACAAAAAAGTTAAATCTAAGCCGTGA
- a CDS encoding conserved hypothetical protein (encoded by transcript BEWA_054630A) produces MADLKLKGNEAFKAGNFQEAANYFTQAINVNPNDAVLYSNRSGAYASLGMYEEALADGIKCIELKPDWPKGYSRKGLAEFKLGNSAAAMETYKKGLEYDPDNEALKSAMKEVAKGDTSSAFLQTLLFVTQKIQSNPKLSKYQEEDPKYALDLAQAYSAIQSDPSAFNIYSELSPRLREGLLFCCGAEGPTESEKREAPTEEPKEPEKTEPKPSLSPSQVEANNFKEEGNKFYKQKKFAEALEMYEKAANLDPENLLIENNKAAVYLEMGEYEKCLEVCNKAIDRRYDVVADFVVVSKIYNRMAACYTKMERYDDAIAAYQKSLLEDNNRHTRTALRDLERLKDKMEREAYINPEIAEQHREKGNEYFKQFKFPEAKMEYDEAIKRNPNDPKLYSNRAAALMKLCEYPSALTDCTKALELDPQFVKAWARKGNLHMLLKEYHKAMDAFNKGLSIEKDNYECLQGKHNCYLKIQEMSQSDKVDEEQYKHAMADPEVQQILGDPQFQLILKKISENPQSMNEYMRDPMISRGIEKLIAAGMLVSDINIICRYYKNCLMEMYIQ; encoded by the exons ATGGCTGATTTGAAATTAAAGGGTAACGAGGCCTTTAAGGCTGGAAACTTTCAAGAAGCTGCCAATTACTTCACCCAGGCAATCAATGTTAACCCAAACGATGCAGTTTTATACTCTAATCGATCAGGAGCCTATGCTTCGTTGGGAATGTACGAAGAAGCTCTTGCAGATGGCATCAAATGTATCGAACTGAAACCAGACTGGCCAAAG GGCTATTCGAGGAAGGGACTTGCTGAATTCAAGCTTGGAAACTCTGCTGCTGCTATGGAAACCTACAAAAAGG GTTTGGAGTATGACCCAGATAACGAAGCACTGAAATCTGCAATGAAGGAAGTAGCCAAAGGAG ATACTTCCTCTGCATTCCTTCAGACTCTCCTCTTTGTTACCCAAAAGATTCAATCAAATCCCAAACTCTCAAAGTACCAGGAGGAAGATCCAAAATACGCGCTTGATTTGGCCCAGGCATACTCTGCTATACAGAGCGATCCAAGTGCctttaatatttattccGAACTCTCCCCTAGGTTGAGAGAGGGTCTACTCTTTTGCTGTGGAGCTGAGGGACCTACTGAGAGTGAAAAGCGTGAAGCTCCAACTGAAGAACCAAAAGAACCTGAAAAGACTGAACCAAAACCATCCCTTTCTCCGTCCCAAGTTGAAGCAAATAATTTTAAAGAGGAAGGAAACAAATTTTACAAGCAAAAGAAATTTGCAGAGGCGTTGGAGATGTACGAAAAGGCAGCGAATTTGGATCCAGAAAACTTGCTTATCGAGAATAACAAGGCAGCCGTATACCTGGAGATGGGAGAATATGAAAAATGCCTTGAGGTGTGTAACAAGGCAATTGATCGTAGGTATGACGTTGTGGCAGATTTTGTTGTCGTTTCCAAAATCTACAACAGAATGGCGGCATGCTATACAAAAATGGAACGCTATGATGACGCTATTGCTGCGTACCAGAAATCCCTCCTCGAGGATAATAATAGACACACTAGAACCGCGTTGCGTGATCTTGAACGTCTCAAGGATAAAATGGAGCGTGAGGCATATATAAATCCAGAAATTGCTGAGCAACATCGTGAGAAGGGAAATGAATACTTTAAGCAATTCAAGTTCCCAGAAGCAAAAATGG AATATGATGAGGCCATAAAGCGCAATCCAAACGATCCAAAATTGTATAGTAATCGTGCTGCAGCCCTTATGAAACTTTGTGAATATCCTTCTGCTCTCACAGACTGCACAAAGGCCTTGGAATTGGATCCACAATTTGTAAAGGCTTGGGCCAGAAAGGGAAATTTGCATATGCTCCTCAAGGAATACCACAAGGCTATGGATGCATTTAATAAGGGACTCTCGATAGAAAAGGACAACTACGAGTGTCTCCAGGGAAAGCACAATTGCTACCTCAAGATACAAGAAATGTCGCAATCTGACAAGGTGGATGAGGAGCAGTACAAGCATGCAATGGCTGACCCAGAGGTTCAACAGATTTTGGGCGATCCCCAGTTCCAGCTAATATTGAAAAAGATTTCCGAGAATCCTCAATCAATGAACGAGTATATGAGGGATCCAATGATTTCACGCGGCATAGAGAAGCTAATTGCAGCAGGTATGCTTGTTTCTGATATCAACATTATTTGCAGGTATTATAAGAACTGTCTGATGGAGATGTACATACAATAA
- a CDS encoding conserved hypothetical protein (encoded by transcript BEWA_054640A) → MCKIFVIFALASLVAGKGQRYGNNSSTRDVSFAEKGDPLSTAMSILTRGMDGKKKENYGGGNIGAYYNFMFPENDDYPWACPCNPQDVILYNKKEQPYARCLNQEDLSFQDIQANCDPTNVTVNQEF, encoded by the exons ATGTGCAAGATATTCGTAATATTCGCCCTGGCCAGTCTGGTCGCCGGCAAAGGCCAAAGGTATGGCAACAATTCGTCCACCA GGGATGTCAGTTTCGCGGAAAAGGGTGACCCTCTGAGCACAGCCATGAGCATCCTCACCAGAGGAATGGACGGcaagaagaaggaaaacTACGGCGGAGGAAACATTGGAGCCTACTACAACTTTATGTTCCCAGAGAATGATGACTACCCCTGGGCATGTCCGTGCAACCCTCAGGATGTGATCCTCTACAACAAAAAGGAACAGCCATATGCCCGTTGCCTTAACCAGGAGGATTTGTCCTTTCAGGATATCCAGGCAAACTGCGACCCTACCAATGTCACAGTAAATCAAGAGTTTTAA